One genomic region from Entelurus aequoreus isolate RoL-2023_Sb linkage group LG14, RoL_Eaeq_v1.1, whole genome shotgun sequence encodes:
- the LOC133665330 gene encoding zinc finger protein 568-like, protein MDAVFNKHQVVLHRTGVQQPPHFKEEDEEPQPPHIKEEEVWTTQEGECLVGQEEDDVTKFPLTVVSVKTEEHEDKPPESSQLHHSPNLQQLIVHQEERLHEMQGGRSALEQEDPQPPHIKEEEEELSITQEGECLVGQEEDDVTKFPLTVVSVKIEEHEDKPQADKLLAPLSDSVDTTSHSPKDEDIQKLLSNNTDCEGDPRSPSDNNHSESPEKKIAQERFTCSVCAKRFTFRSVLTRHLRTHTGEKPFSCSVCGDQFSRKSHVASHMRTHTGEKPFCCSVCGMRFPQKSQMASHMRTHTGEKPYSCTLCAKTFSRHDTLMVHMRTHSGEKPYKCSVCCERFSVKVNMVSHMRTHRKEKPFRCSVCDKSFTHKSDSTRHMLTHTAKKHFNCSVCGKNFSYKKRFTTHMLTHNSE, encoded by the exons atggacgctgttttcaacaaacatcaagttgtgttacacagaacag GCGTCCAGCAACCCCCTCACTttaaagaggaagatgaggaaccacagcccccccacattaaagaggaagaggtgtggaccactcaggagggagagtgtcttgtagggcaggaggaggatgatgtcaccaagtttccactgactgttgtctctgtgaagactgaagagcatgaagacaaaccacctgagtcctcacaacttcatcacagtccaa ACCTCCAGCAGCTGATTGTACATCAAGAAGAACGTCTCCATGAGATGCAAGGGGGGCGCTCTGCTTTGGagcaggaggatccacagcccccccacattaaagaggaagaggaggaactcagcatcactcaggagggagagtgtcttgtagggcaggaggaggatgatgtcaccaagtttccactgactgttgtctctgtgaagatagaagagcatgaagacaaaccacaagcagacaagctcttagctccactatcagatagtgtcgacacaacgtcacactcacCTAAGGATGAAGACATCCAAAAACTTTTGAGTAAcaatacagactgtgaaggtgatccGAGGAGTCCTTCTGACAACAACCACTCTGAATCCCCTGAAAAAAAAATAGCTCAAGAACGTTTtacctgctcagtttgtgctaaaagattcactTTTAGGAGTGTTTTGACGAGACACCTGCGAACGcatactggagaaaaacctttcagttgttccgTTTGTGGCGACCAGTTCTCCCGCAAGTCACACGTGGCatcacacatgagaacgcacactggagaaaaacctttctgttgttcagtttgcggtatGAGATTCCCGCAAAAGTCCCAAATGGCCTCACACATGCGAACGCACACAGGGGAAAAACCTTATTCATGTACACTTTGCGCTAAAACGTTCAGTCGGCATGACACTCTGATGGTGCACATGCGGACACACAGCGGAGAAAAACCTTACAAGTGTTCGGTTTGTTGCGAAAGGTTCTCTGTGAAGGTGAACATGGTATCGCACATGCGCACGCATCGAAAGGAAAAACCCTTCAGATGTTCCGTTTGCGATAAAAGCTTCACTCATAAGAGTGATTCTACTCGACACATGCTGACGCACAccgccaaaaaacattttaactgctcagtttgtggtaaaaacttTTCTTATAAGAAACGTTTCACAACACACATGTTGACACACAACAGTGAATAA